The following is a genomic window from Desulforhopalus sp..
AACGGTCATGCGACTGCATTAAGACCCTCCGCTCGTTGATATGATGTCCATGGTCAGTGTTTTGCCGAGCCGCATCGTAGCGTAAAGGGCTGGAAATGTAAAGTCATGGTATCGGCTGGGAAAACAAAGAGTGCTTTACTTACAGCACGTCAGCCAGTACAATACGAAAGAGTTTTTGGCTTTGAAAAATTGCTATATCTTATTGATATTGCAATTAAATATATCCAATGATTGGGTGATGGGAAGGCTTGCTATGGTAAAAAGCGTTGCTGAAAGTATTGAAAAGGCCAAGGTGCTCATTGAGGCACTGCCCTATATGCAGGAATTCAGGGGAAAAACTATCGTCATAAAGTACGGCGGCCATGCCATGGTTGACGACCACCTGAAAAAACAATTTGCCCTTGACGTTATCCTCCTCAAGCAGATTGGCATCAACCCGGTCATTGTCCACGGCGGCGGGCCACAGATCAACAGCCTGCTAGACCGTCTTGGAATAAAAGCAAGTTATGTCCAGGGAATGCGTGTAACCGATGGAGAGACCATGGATGTGGTTGAGATGGTCCTGGTCGGCCAGGTGAACAAACAAATCGTCGGACTGATCAACCACTGCGGCGGCAAGGCGGTCGGGCTATCCGGCAGGGATGGCGATCTGGTCTGTGCTAAAAAACTCAAGGTCAAGCGCAAGAAAGCTGACGAGGCCTTGGCTGATGCCCCGCCCGAGCTTATCGATGTCGGCCGGGTGGGGCAGGTGACCAAGATCAACACCGGCGTCCTCGAAAGCCTCAGCGGTAACGATTTTATCCCGGTCATTGCCCCGGTGGGGGTTGGCGAGGACGGTCAGGCCTTCAATATCAATGCCGATCTGGTCGCCGGGGCGATTGCCGGAGCCCTGGCGGCGGAGAAGATGATCCTTCTAACCGATGTTCCCGGGGTGAAGAATAAGGCCGGTGAACTGCTTTCCTCCCTGGCGCATGGCGAATTGGAGGCCCTCATCGACGATGGTACCATTGCCGGGGGGATGATCCCCAAGGTACGCTGTTGCGAAGAGGCCCTGCGCCGCGGCGTAGCCAAGACCTATATTGTAGATGGGAGAGTGGAGCATTCGATTTTGCTGGAAATGTTTACCCGAGAAGGGGTTGGAACGGAGATATTTTGATGAACACATGTGGCAATAAAGAGTGGAAGGAAAGGGGTGATAAGGTATTCATCGGGACCTATGCCAGGTATCCTGCGGCCATGGTTAAGGGGAGCGGTTGTCGGCTCACCGATGCCGACGGCAAGGAGTACCTGGATTTTCTGTCGGGCATTGCGGTGTGCGCCCTTGGCCACTGCCATCCGGCGGTGACCGAGGCCATCCGGCAACAGGCCGGTGAGCTGGTTCATGTCTCCAACCTGTACTACACCGAACCGCAGATACGTCTTGCTGAATTGCTGACCGGCAATTCCTTCGGTGAGCGGGTATTTCTTGCCAACAGCGGCGCTGAGGCGAACGAGGCAGCCATCAAGTTGGCGAGAATCCATTCCGGTGCTGGCAGGTACCAGGTGATCAGCCTAACCGGTTCCTTTCATGGGCGAACCCTGGCTACCGTCGCGGCAACTGGGCAACCGAAATTTCATAAGGGTTTTGAGCCGCTGCCCGAGGGTTTTCTTCATGCCCCCTTTGGCGACCTGGAGTCCCTCGCGGCAATGATCTCCGACAAGACCTGCGCGATTCTCGCCGAACCTCTGCAGGGTGAAGGAGGAGTGC
Proteins encoded in this region:
- the argB gene encoding acetylglutamate kinase; this translates as MVKSVAESIEKAKVLIEALPYMQEFRGKTIVIKYGGHAMVDDHLKKQFALDVILLKQIGINPVIVHGGGPQINSLLDRLGIKASYVQGMRVTDGETMDVVEMVLVGQVNKQIVGLINHCGGKAVGLSGRDGDLVCAKKLKVKRKKADEALADAPPELIDVGRVGQVTKINTGVLESLSGNDFIPVIAPVGVGEDGQAFNINADLVAGAIAGALAAEKMILLTDVPGVKNKAGELLSSLAHGELEALIDDGTIAGGMIPKVRCCEEALRRGVAKTYIVDGRVEHSILLEMFTREGVGTEIF